Proteins co-encoded in one Kribbella solani genomic window:
- a CDS encoding GntR family transcriptional regulator, with protein sequence MRLSGDSGRDRAYQYLRGTVLSDPAVSGTFINEQAVATEVGISRTPVREALLMLAAEDLVQLVPHRGAFVAPVPGREIAEMMQARGVIETWAATTSLAAGRAPVDAMAEVLGQQRAIVDKSDAKDFIELDSQFHALLVEAAGNSVLGRLYESLRARHVLLGVVALQRSSTRRQEVLDEHQAIVDGLAAGKPDTAEKAILRHLDSTGSLLMQG encoded by the coding sequence ATGCGATTGAGTGGGGACTCCGGCCGCGACCGCGCCTATCAGTACCTTCGCGGCACGGTGCTCAGTGATCCGGCCGTGTCGGGGACGTTCATCAACGAGCAGGCGGTCGCGACCGAGGTGGGGATTTCCCGGACCCCGGTCCGCGAGGCGCTGCTGATGCTCGCGGCCGAGGACCTGGTCCAGCTGGTTCCGCATCGGGGCGCGTTCGTCGCGCCGGTGCCCGGCCGGGAGATCGCGGAGATGATGCAGGCCCGCGGGGTGATCGAGACCTGGGCGGCGACCACCTCGCTGGCGGCCGGTCGCGCGCCGGTGGACGCGATGGCCGAGGTTCTCGGCCAGCAGCGGGCGATTGTTGACAAGTCGGACGCCAAGGACTTCATCGAGCTGGACAGCCAGTTCCACGCGCTGCTGGTCGAGGCGGCCGGCAACTCGGTGCTCGGCCGGTTGTACGAGAGCCTCCGCGCGCGGCACGTACTGCTCGGAGTGGTCGCACTGCAGCGCAGCTCGACCCGCCGGCAGGAGGTCCTGGACGAACACCAGGCGATCGTGGACGGACTGGCGGCGGGCAAGCCGGATACCGCCGAGAAGGCGATCCTCCGCCACCTCGACTCCACCGGCTCCCTCCTCATGCAGGGCTGA
- a CDS encoding carbon-nitrogen hydrolase family protein — translation MTVLCVAAGQLLAGPDPATNLITATETIVRAAAAGAELVALPEATMACFGTEPRAIAEPLDGPFATGLRKVAADLGVVVVAGLFEPADDGRVHNTLLATGPGVEATYRKIHLYDAFGSRESDVVAPGNQLTTFRFGGVRIGLATCYDLRFAAQFTDLGRLGAELIVVPASWGAGPGKEDQWDLLTRARAADAQAWLLACDQAYTAPRGTDPLGIGRSALITPTGHPRARLAATPDVLIATIDTETVTDTRGRIPIL, via the coding sequence ATGACAGTCCTGTGCGTCGCCGCCGGACAGCTCCTGGCCGGACCCGATCCGGCCACCAACCTGATCACCGCGACCGAGACCATCGTCCGGGCCGCGGCCGCCGGCGCCGAACTGGTCGCCCTCCCCGAAGCCACCATGGCCTGCTTCGGCACCGAGCCGCGCGCGATCGCCGAACCACTCGACGGCCCGTTCGCCACCGGTCTGCGCAAGGTCGCCGCGGACCTCGGCGTCGTGGTCGTAGCGGGTCTGTTCGAACCGGCGGACGACGGGCGCGTACACAACACTCTGCTGGCGACCGGGCCGGGCGTCGAGGCAACATACCGGAAGATCCACCTGTACGACGCGTTCGGCTCGCGAGAATCGGATGTCGTTGCCCCCGGCAATCAGCTGACGACGTTCCGGTTCGGCGGCGTACGGATCGGGTTGGCCACCTGCTACGACCTCCGCTTCGCCGCGCAGTTCACCGACCTCGGCCGCCTCGGCGCGGAGCTGATCGTCGTACCGGCGTCGTGGGGTGCGGGCCCCGGCAAGGAGGACCAGTGGGACCTCCTGACCCGAGCCCGCGCCGCCGACGCCCAGGCCTGGCTGCTCGCCTGCGACCAGGCCTACACGGCCCCGCGCGGCACCGACCCACTCGGCATCGGCCGCAGCGCCCTGATCACCCCGACCGGGCATCCAAGAGCCCGCCTCGCCGCGACCCCTGACGTACTCATCGCGACCATCGACACCGAAACAGTCACCGACACCCGCGGCCGGATACCTATTCTTTAG
- the lpdA gene encoding dihydrolipoyl dehydrogenase, with translation MTDSGTAAGTTYDLVILGGGSGGYAAGLRAATLGLSVALVEKDKVGGTCLHRGCIPTKALLHAAEVADSAREGEQFGVRTTLEGVDMGGVNKYKDGVVDRLFKGLQGQLKARGITVIEGEGRLTSPTTVQVGDTTYTGRNVVLASGSYSKSLPGLELDGRRVIASEHALTLDRVPESAVILGGGVIGVEFASAWTSFGTKVTIVEALPRLVPAEDADCSKTLERAFRKRKIGFKTGTRFESVEVTGNGVRVTVAGGEVIEAEVLLVAVGRGPNTAGLGYEEAGVALDRGFVTVDATLQTSVPGVYAVGDIVPGLQLAHRGFQQGIFVAEQVAGLAPTPIDETGIPRVTYSEPEVASVGLTEEQAREKYGEVEVLNYNLGGNGKSQILKTAGFVKLVRAKDGAVAGLHMVGSRVGELIGEAQLIYNWEAYPADVAPLVHAHPTQNEALGEAHLALAGKPLHFHD, from the coding sequence GTGACTGACAGCGGCACTGCAGCTGGTACGACGTACGACCTGGTGATTCTCGGTGGCGGCAGTGGTGGCTACGCCGCCGGACTGCGTGCCGCGACGCTCGGCCTGTCGGTGGCGCTGGTGGAGAAGGACAAGGTCGGCGGGACCTGTCTGCACCGTGGCTGCATCCCGACCAAGGCGCTGCTGCACGCCGCCGAGGTCGCCGACTCGGCCCGCGAGGGCGAGCAGTTCGGGGTCCGGACGACGCTCGAAGGCGTCGACATGGGCGGCGTGAACAAGTACAAGGACGGCGTCGTCGACCGGCTGTTCAAGGGTCTGCAGGGTCAGTTGAAGGCGCGCGGCATCACCGTGATCGAGGGCGAGGGACGACTCACCTCCCCGACCACCGTGCAGGTCGGCGACACCACGTACACCGGCCGCAACGTCGTCCTTGCCTCCGGCTCCTACTCGAAGTCGCTGCCCGGCCTGGAGCTCGACGGCCGGCGGGTGATCGCCAGCGAGCACGCGCTGACGCTGGACCGGGTGCCGGAGTCCGCCGTGATCCTCGGCGGCGGCGTGATCGGCGTCGAGTTCGCCTCCGCCTGGACCTCCTTCGGTACCAAGGTGACGATCGTCGAGGCGCTGCCCCGGCTCGTCCCGGCCGAGGACGCGGACTGCAGCAAGACCCTCGAGCGGGCGTTCCGGAAGCGGAAGATCGGCTTCAAGACCGGCACCCGCTTCGAGTCCGTCGAGGTGACCGGCAACGGCGTCCGCGTCACCGTCGCCGGTGGTGAGGTGATCGAGGCCGAGGTACTGCTCGTCGCCGTCGGCCGTGGTCCCAACACCGCGGGCCTCGGGTACGAGGAAGCCGGCGTCGCGCTGGATCGTGGCTTCGTCACCGTCGACGCGACCCTGCAGACCAGCGTGCCGGGCGTGTACGCCGTCGGTGACATCGTGCCGGGGCTGCAGCTCGCGCACCGCGGCTTCCAGCAGGGCATCTTCGTCGCCGAGCAGGTCGCCGGCCTCGCGCCGACCCCGATCGACGAAACCGGCATCCCGCGGGTGACGTACTCCGAGCCGGAGGTCGCGTCGGTCGGGCTGACCGAGGAGCAGGCCCGGGAGAAGTACGGCGAGGTCGAGGTGCTCAACTACAACCTCGGCGGCAACGGTAAGAGCCAGATCCTGAAGACCGCCGGTTTCGTCAAGCTCGTCCGCGCCAAGGACGGCGCCGTGGCCGGCCTGCACATGGTCGGCTCCCGGGTCGGCGAACTGATCGGTGAAGCACAGCTGATCTACAACTGGGAGGCGTACCCGGCCGACGTCGCGCCGCTCGTCCACGCCCACCCGACCCAGAACGAGGCGCTCGGCGAAGCCCACCTGGCGCTGGCCGGGAAGCCTCTGCACTTCCATGACTGA
- the sucB gene encoding 2-oxoglutarate dehydrogenase, E2 component, dihydrolipoamide succinyltransferase: MPTSVSLPALGESVTEGTVTRWLKQVGDTVAVDEPLLEVSTDKVDTEIPSPVAGTLLEIKAAEDETVEVGAELAVIGDAGESTATPAADAPSQEAPAAQPPAQEAPAAAPANAAPAAAPAPAAAPAPASAPAAAPAPAAAPAPAAAEAPSASTPAAAASAPAASEAASGGSGTSVTLPALGESVTEGTVTRWLKQVGDDVAVDEPLLEVSTDKVDTEIPSPVAGKLLEIKVAEDETVEVGAELAVVGSGTPASAPAATPAPEAAPAAPAQAAAPAQAPAPAPASAPAAAPAAAPAPAAAPAPQAAPPAQAPAAQAPAAAPAAAAPAPAAAPVQAAPAAAAAQNGAASDGPNYVTPLVRKLAAEHQVDLGAVQGTGVGGRIRKQDVIAAAEAKKAAAAAPAAAPASAGAPAAAKAPVISPLRGTTEKMSRIRKAIAAHMVNSLKVSAQLTTVVEVDVTEIAKLRNKKKAEFEAREGVKLSFLPFFALAAVDALKQYPKLNASIDEEKGEITYHAAEHLGIAVDVERGLMVPVVHNAGDLNIAGLAKKIADLADRTRNNKVLPDEMAGGTFTITNTGSRGALFDTPILNQPQVGMLGTGAVVKRPVVITHPELGETIAIRQMVYLALTYDHRLVDGADAARYLTAVKQRLEEAQFDV; this comes from the coding sequence ATGCCGACCTCTGTATCCCTGCCGGCCCTCGGGGAGAGCGTCACCGAAGGAACCGTCACCCGCTGGCTCAAGCAGGTCGGTGACACGGTTGCCGTCGACGAGCCCCTGCTGGAGGTCTCGACCGACAAGGTCGACACCGAGATCCCCTCGCCGGTGGCCGGCACCCTGCTGGAGATCAAGGCCGCCGAGGACGAAACCGTCGAGGTCGGCGCCGAACTGGCCGTAATCGGCGACGCCGGCGAATCCACCGCCACCCCCGCCGCCGACGCTCCGTCCCAAGAGGCCCCAGCCGCACAGCCCCCGGCCCAAGAGGCCCCCGCTGCGGCCCCCGCCAACGCAGCCCCAGCCGCCGCACCCGCGCCGGCCGCCGCCCCGGCTCCTGCCTCAGCTCCGGCAGCCGCTCCGGCTCCCGCCGCCGCGCCCGCCCCGGCTGCTGCTGAAGCGCCCTCTGCTTCTACTCCGGCCGCCGCGGCCTCAGCCCCCGCCGCATCCGAGGCTGCCTCCGGTGGTTCAGGCACGTCGGTCACGCTCCCCGCGCTGGGTGAGAGTGTCACCGAGGGAACCGTCACCCGCTGGCTCAAGCAGGTCGGCGACGACGTGGCAGTAGACGAGCCCCTCCTCGAGGTCTCCACCGACAAGGTAGACACCGAGATCCCCAGCCCGGTCGCCGGCAAGCTCCTGGAGATCAAGGTCGCCGAGGACGAAACCGTAGAGGTAGGAGCCGAGCTCGCAGTCGTAGGCTCCGGCACCCCCGCCTCCGCACCCGCCGCCACCCCGGCCCCCGAGGCCGCCCCCGCTGCTCCGGCCCAGGCCGCCGCCCCGGCACAAGCACCTGCCCCGGCACCAGCTTCCGCACCCGCCGCAGCCCCGGCCGCAGCGCCAGCCCCGGCTGCAGCCCCCGCCCCGCAGGCCGCACCGCCGGCTCAGGCACCCGCCGCTCAAGCACCCGCCGCTGCTCCGGCCGCAGCCGCTCCGGCTCCGGCCGCCGCGCCGGTCCAGGCTGCCCCGGCTGCTGCTGCCGCGCAGAACGGTGCTGCCTCCGACGGGCCGAACTACGTCACCCCGCTGGTCCGCAAGCTCGCGGCTGAGCACCAGGTCGACCTCGGCGCCGTACAGGGCACCGGCGTCGGCGGCCGGATCCGCAAGCAGGACGTGATCGCCGCCGCCGAGGCCAAGAAGGCCGCCGCGGCCGCACCCGCCGCTGCTCCGGCGTCGGCGGGGGCACCGGCCGCCGCCAAGGCTCCGGTGATCAGCCCGCTGCGCGGCACCACCGAGAAGATGAGCCGGATCCGCAAGGCGATCGCCGCCCACATGGTCAACTCGCTGAAGGTCTCGGCGCAGCTGACCACCGTGGTCGAGGTCGACGTCACCGAGATCGCCAAGCTGCGGAACAAGAAGAAGGCCGAGTTCGAGGCCCGCGAGGGCGTCAAGCTGTCCTTCCTGCCGTTCTTCGCCCTCGCCGCGGTCGACGCGCTGAAGCAGTACCCGAAGCTGAACGCGTCGATCGACGAGGAGAAGGGCGAGATCACGTACCACGCCGCCGAGCACCTCGGCATCGCGGTGGACGTGGAGCGCGGCCTGATGGTCCCGGTCGTGCACAACGCCGGCGACCTGAACATCGCCGGCCTGGCGAAGAAGATCGCCGACCTCGCCGACCGGACCCGGAACAACAAGGTGCTGCCGGACGAGATGGCGGGCGGTACGTTCACCATCACCAACACCGGTAGCCGGGGCGCGCTGTTCGACACCCCGATCCTGAACCAGCCGCAGGTCGGCATGCTCGGGACCGGTGCCGTGGTGAAGCGCCCGGTCGTCATCACCCACCCGGAACTCGGCGAGACGATCGCGATCCGGCAGATGGTGTACCTCGCGCTGACCTACGACCACCGCCTGGTCGACGGCGCCGACGCGGCCCGCTACCTGACGGCCGTCAAGCAGCGGCTCGAAGAGGCCCAGTTCGACGTCTGA
- a CDS encoding TIGR01777 family oxidoreductase yields MKYVLAGASGFLGKALARDLVADGHQIVRLVRRTPAAPDEVRWNPAEGELDAAALGDPDVLVNLAGANIGRPWTPTYRNTIRESRVSTTATLAAVASRLERPPVLITQSGIGGYGMDLGDQILTEDSQLGEGFLSDVVRLWEGALEPAKEAGSRVAALRTGVVLDRYAPAFQLLSLPFRVGLGGRLGSGKQYFPVVSLTDWLRAVRFVAEHDAVSGPVNISLPAPATNEEFTAALATALHRPAFVPVPGVLMKVALGEFVWELIGSKRALPSRLQSNGFTFHYPTVATALSAALN; encoded by the coding sequence ATGAAGTACGTGCTGGCCGGGGCTTCCGGTTTCCTGGGCAAGGCGCTCGCCCGCGACCTGGTTGCCGATGGCCATCAGATCGTGCGGCTGGTCCGGCGTACGCCGGCGGCTCCGGACGAGGTGCGCTGGAATCCGGCCGAGGGTGAGCTCGACGCGGCGGCACTCGGCGACCCCGACGTACTGGTCAATCTGGCCGGGGCGAACATCGGCCGGCCGTGGACCCCGACGTACCGGAACACGATCCGGGAGAGCCGGGTCAGCACGACCGCGACCCTCGCCGCGGTCGCGTCGCGGCTGGAGCGGCCGCCGGTGCTCATCACCCAAAGCGGCATCGGCGGGTACGGGATGGACCTGGGCGATCAGATCCTGACCGAGGACTCCCAGTTGGGCGAAGGATTCCTCTCCGATGTGGTCCGGCTCTGGGAAGGCGCGCTGGAACCCGCCAAGGAGGCCGGCAGCAGAGTCGCGGCGCTGCGTACCGGGGTCGTGCTTGATCGCTATGCTCCGGCGTTTCAACTTCTCTCACTTCCTTTCCGGGTCGGTCTTGGTGGACGGCTCGGGTCCGGCAAGCAGTACTTCCCGGTGGTCTCGTTGACCGATTGGCTGCGCGCCGTACGTTTCGTGGCCGAGCACGATGCGGTGAGCGGTCCGGTGAACATCTCGCTGCCCGCGCCGGCGACCAACGAGGAGTTCACGGCGGCGTTGGCGACGGCGCTGCATCGGCCGGCGTTCGTACCCGTGCCTGGGGTGCTGATGAAGGTTGCGTTGGGCGAATTCGTGTGGGAGCTGATCGGGAGCAAGCGCGCGCTGCCCAGCCGGCTGCAGTCGAACGGGTTCACGTTCCACTACCCCACTGTCGCCACTGCCCTCTCTGCTGCTCTCAACTAG
- the lipB gene encoding lipoyl(octanoyl) transferase LipB — translation MSAIEYVEAGFGAGAVDYEAAWAEQRRLHAGVVAGTATDTVILLEHPPVYTAGKRTEPHERPLDGTPVVDVDRGGKITWHGPGQLVGYPIVKLASHVYVVDYVRRLEEALIGVCTELGVKTGRVKGRSGVWVAADDRGRERKIAAIGIRVAQGVTMHGFSLNCNNDLTWYDRIVPCGISDADVTTLSQELGREVTVTEVLESVRRHLDVLLAWDEYERSADISQHEEPPTAITYGLTV, via the coding sequence GTGAGTGCTATCGAGTATGTGGAAGCTGGGTTCGGGGCCGGGGCGGTTGACTACGAGGCGGCTTGGGCTGAGCAGCGGCGGTTGCATGCGGGGGTTGTCGCGGGCACCGCGACGGACACGGTGATCTTGCTCGAGCACCCACCCGTGTACACGGCGGGCAAACGCACCGAGCCGCACGAGCGGCCGCTGGACGGTACGCCGGTGGTGGATGTCGATCGTGGCGGGAAGATCACCTGGCACGGACCTGGGCAACTGGTCGGGTACCCGATCGTGAAGCTGGCCTCACATGTGTACGTCGTGGACTACGTACGGCGGCTGGAGGAGGCGCTGATCGGTGTCTGCACCGAGCTCGGGGTGAAGACCGGGCGGGTGAAGGGCCGCAGCGGGGTTTGGGTGGCGGCGGACGATCGCGGGCGGGAGCGGAAGATCGCCGCGATCGGGATCCGCGTAGCGCAGGGCGTGACGATGCACGGGTTCTCGCTGAACTGCAACAACGACCTGACCTGGTACGACCGGATCGTGCCGTGCGGGATCTCCGACGCGGACGTGACCACGCTGTCCCAGGAGCTGGGGCGCGAGGTCACTGTCACGGAGGTGCTGGAATCGGTGCGGCGGCACCTGGACGTGCTGCTCGCCTGGGACGAGTACGAGCGCAGCGCGGACATCAGCCAGCACGAGGAGCCGCCGACCGCGATCACCTACGGGCTGACGGTCTGA
- a CDS encoding sulfatase: MDRPPNILLIVSDDHGYADRGGLGIHPDVRTPNLDRLATEGVTCTDAYVTAPICSPSRSAIISGQYQQRWGGQWFDTSAFPPDDVPSLAEVLGNQGYRTGYFGKVHYGKEDVGDRACPPHHGFEETLYGLAGQSFGRLNYLHHSEDAVASYGQPAAHHMAVQPLLSGDEPVDHEGFLTTEFGQRATEFMRTPDERPYFCMVAFNAVHNFCWQLPDAELKARGLPAYRDWAPDTDKPFMEWYDDVIVPNLPHGREYYLAQLELMDAEIGRLLDVAGEDTLVVYITDNGGSTCNFGDNAPLRGTKYTLWEGGVRIPMLWRWPGQLPAGRSTDALVSTLDLVPTLAAAAGATVEDTDGLNILPTLSGTSESAHEALHWDCGFQWAVRAGDWKLSWVGDDANTQHLRSYEHAPMGAGWFLSNLADDIGEQTNLIDAHPDVVNDLHGQHRSWRSAVGLPAQDQTVSP; this comes from the coding sequence ATGGACCGTCCGCCGAACATTCTGCTGATCGTTTCCGACGACCACGGGTACGCCGACCGTGGTGGGCTCGGAATTCACCCTGACGTACGCACTCCGAACCTGGACCGGCTGGCGACTGAGGGAGTGACCTGCACCGACGCGTACGTGACCGCGCCGATCTGCAGTCCGTCCCGGTCCGCGATCATCTCCGGCCAGTACCAGCAGCGGTGGGGCGGTCAATGGTTCGACACCTCCGCGTTCCCACCGGACGACGTGCCGTCGCTGGCTGAGGTGCTGGGCAACCAGGGCTACCGGACTGGCTACTTCGGCAAGGTGCACTACGGCAAGGAGGACGTGGGAGACAGGGCATGTCCGCCGCACCACGGCTTCGAAGAGACGCTGTACGGCCTGGCTGGGCAGTCGTTCGGACGGCTGAACTACCTCCACCATTCGGAGGACGCCGTCGCTTCGTACGGGCAGCCGGCCGCGCACCACATGGCCGTACAGCCGTTGCTCTCCGGAGACGAACCGGTTGATCATGAGGGCTTCCTGACCACCGAGTTCGGTCAGCGCGCGACGGAGTTCATGCGTACGCCGGATGAGCGGCCGTACTTCTGCATGGTCGCGTTCAACGCCGTACACAACTTCTGTTGGCAACTGCCCGACGCCGAGCTGAAGGCCCGCGGCCTACCCGCCTACCGGGACTGGGCGCCGGACACCGACAAGCCGTTCATGGAGTGGTACGACGACGTGATCGTGCCGAACCTGCCACACGGCCGCGAGTACTACCTGGCCCAGCTGGAGCTGATGGACGCCGAGATCGGCCGGCTGCTGGACGTGGCGGGCGAGGACACTCTGGTCGTGTACATCACCGACAACGGTGGTTCCACCTGCAACTTCGGCGACAACGCTCCGTTGCGCGGCACCAAGTACACGCTCTGGGAGGGTGGTGTCCGCATCCCGATGCTCTGGCGTTGGCCTGGGCAACTACCTGCGGGCCGCAGCACGGATGCCCTGGTCAGCACACTGGACCTGGTTCCCACGCTGGCCGCGGCCGCGGGTGCGACCGTCGAGGACACCGACGGCTTAAACATCCTGCCGACTCTGTCGGGTACGTCCGAATCGGCGCACGAAGCGCTGCACTGGGACTGTGGATTCCAGTGGGCGGTCCGTGCCGGCGACTGGAAGCTCAGTTGGGTAGGCGACGACGCCAACACGCAGCATCTGAGGTCCTACGAGCATGCGCCGATGGGTGCGGGCTGGTTCCTGTCCAACCTCGCGGACGACATCGGCGAGCAGACCAACCTCATCGACGCGCACCCAGACGTAGTGAACGACCTGCACGGCCAGCACCGGTCGTGGCGTTCAGCCGTTGGTCTGCCCGCGCAGGATCAGACCGTCAGCCCGTAG
- a CDS encoding LysR family transcriptional regulator → MNVELRHLRVVVLVAEAGSVGRAARWLKVSQPSLTAQLKRIEAAFGGELFERSRTGVTPTPLGRYAVDRARAILVDVDHLAATVSAMTAVESSAVRLGGFPTAPMSGIASRLRNHGEIEQVSIEVEWSSSVLLQQLESGRLDFALLREFPGFELRLPAGVESTTVVESEPAYVALSADHPVAIASRTRGEVDLGSLCDEEWIGEPPDDSGFHVLFRAACESAGFQPKVEHHSVDTSVLMGFVTSGQGVALISPTSYRMLSSDVTTRTLVGDPIHRKLVLAWSSDSPRAQMAADVLQMATVAYNEAITEQARRDQHQQRMHVA, encoded by the coding sequence ATGAACGTCGAGCTGCGCCACCTGAGGGTGGTTGTCCTGGTAGCAGAAGCGGGGTCCGTCGGCCGGGCCGCCCGCTGGCTCAAGGTCAGCCAACCGAGCCTGACCGCGCAGCTGAAACGGATCGAGGCAGCGTTCGGCGGTGAGCTGTTCGAACGCTCCCGCACCGGCGTCACGCCGACCCCACTCGGCCGGTACGCGGTGGACCGCGCGCGAGCCATCCTGGTCGACGTCGACCACCTCGCGGCGACCGTGTCCGCGATGACCGCGGTGGAATCGTCCGCTGTCCGGCTCGGTGGGTTCCCGACCGCGCCGATGTCCGGAATTGCCTCCCGGCTCCGCAACCACGGTGAGATCGAGCAGGTCAGCATCGAGGTCGAGTGGTCGTCCAGCGTGCTGCTGCAGCAGCTGGAGAGCGGGCGGCTGGACTTCGCGCTGCTACGCGAGTTCCCCGGCTTCGAGCTGCGGCTGCCCGCCGGCGTGGAGTCGACCACGGTTGTCGAGTCCGAGCCGGCGTACGTCGCGCTGTCGGCGGATCATCCGGTGGCGATCGCGTCCCGTACCCGCGGTGAGGTCGACCTGGGGTCGCTGTGCGACGAGGAGTGGATCGGGGAGCCGCCGGACGACAGCGGGTTCCACGTGCTGTTCCGGGCAGCGTGCGAGTCGGCGGGGTTCCAGCCGAAGGTGGAGCACCATTCGGTGGATACGTCGGTGCTGATGGGGTTTGTCACCAGTGGTCAGGGGGTGGCGCTGATCTCGCCTACGTCTTACCGGATGCTGTCCAGCGACGTGACCACTCGTACGCTCGTTGGTGATCCGATTCATCGGAAGCTGGTGCTGGCGTGGAGCAGCGATTCACCGCGGGCGCAGATGGCGGCTGACGTCTTACAGATGGCTACGGTGGCGTACAACGAGGCGATCACCGAACAAGCTCGTCGAGACCAGCACCAGCAGCGGATGCACGTCGCCTGA
- a CDS encoding ABC transporter permease, with product MNGKTLDRPWLLIAEREITTKLRDKTFVGSTLVMLLIVMVATILPALIIGKGGADKIAVVDEAATKVVQQASTTKGGKGYETVRAADRPAAEKLVTDGDVKAALLPGTDGYVVLGKDQVDSGIESGLREAAATVGTQANAAKAGLTPAELHAGTKVELQLLKPGPLPDLVSHFVKIGLALVFYMTALGFGMMIAQSVVQEKESRVVEILAASVPIRSLLWGKVLGNTVLALTQIVVIAGAALIGLLVTDQAAVLEVVAPVAGWFVVFFVLGFVALAGLWAVAGSLATRQEDLGSTTLPGQMILMIPFFFSVFAGGSATKIASFVPIASSMSMPGRMLTEDVPVWEPLLAILILLLATVLIIRLGARLYERTLLQTGRRLGYREAIALKAS from the coding sequence ATGAACGGCAAGACCCTCGACCGCCCCTGGCTGCTGATCGCCGAGCGGGAGATCACCACCAAGCTGCGGGACAAGACCTTCGTCGGCTCGACGCTGGTGATGCTGCTGATCGTGATGGTCGCGACGATTCTGCCGGCGCTGATCATCGGCAAGGGTGGCGCGGACAAGATCGCGGTGGTCGACGAGGCCGCGACGAAGGTGGTCCAGCAGGCGTCCACGACGAAGGGCGGCAAGGGGTACGAGACCGTCCGCGCCGCTGACCGCCCGGCCGCGGAGAAGCTCGTCACCGACGGCGACGTGAAGGCGGCGCTGCTGCCCGGGACCGACGGCTATGTGGTGCTCGGCAAGGACCAGGTCGACTCCGGGATCGAGAGCGGGCTGCGCGAGGCGGCCGCGACCGTCGGTACCCAGGCGAACGCCGCCAAGGCAGGGCTCACCCCGGCCGAGCTGCACGCCGGTACGAAGGTCGAGCTGCAGTTGCTGAAGCCCGGGCCGTTGCCGGATCTGGTGTCGCACTTCGTCAAGATCGGGCTGGCGCTGGTGTTCTACATGACCGCGCTCGGCTTCGGCATGATGATCGCGCAAAGCGTCGTCCAGGAGAAGGAGAGCCGGGTCGTCGAGATCCTGGCCGCTTCGGTACCGATCCGGTCGCTGCTGTGGGGCAAGGTGCTCGGCAACACCGTGCTGGCGCTGACCCAGATCGTGGTGATCGCGGGTGCCGCGCTGATCGGGTTGCTGGTCACGGACCAGGCCGCCGTACTCGAAGTGGTCGCGCCGGTGGCCGGCTGGTTCGTGGTCTTCTTCGTGCTCGGGTTCGTGGCGCTGGCCGGGTTGTGGGCGGTCGCCGGATCGCTGGCCACCCGGCAGGAGGACCTCGGTTCCACCACCTTGCCGGGGCAGATGATCCTGATGATCCCGTTCTTCTTCTCGGTCTTCGCCGGCGGGTCGGCGACCAAGATCGCGTCCTTCGTACCGATCGCGTCGTCGATGTCGATGCCGGGCCGGATGCTGACCGAGGACGTACCGGTCTGGGAGCCGCTGCTGGCGATCCTGATCCTGCTCCTGGCGACCGTACTGATCATCCGGCTCGGCGCGCGGCTGTACGAGCGGACCCTGCTGCAGACCGGCCGGCGGCTCGGCTACCGTGAGGCGATCGCGCTCAAGGCGTCATAG